Part of the Lentimicrobium sp. L6 genome is shown below.
GCAAGATGGAATCGGATATACTGATATTCAAAAGATGAGAGACTTCATATATAATCATCACATAGCTATTTAATATATGGGAAAAAACTACGCCCTTGTTACTGGAGGTTCCAGAGGAATTGGCAAAGCCATCGCCATCAAATTAGCCAGTGATGGATTTCATATCATCATCAATTATCGTTCTAATCATACCGAAGCTGAAATCACATTAAATCAGATAATTGAAGCTGGTGGTTCTGCAGAGTTACTTCCTTTTGATGTTTCTGATTTAGAAGCCGTTCAATCCGCTTTAGATTCTTGGCAAGAGAAAAACCCAGAAGCTTATATTCAAGTTTTGGTGAATAATAGCGGAATTAGAAAAGATGCCCTTTTGGTCTTTATGAAAGATGAAGAATGGAGCGATGTTTTAAATACCAATTTGAATAGTTTCTTCTATGTCACTCGTCCCCTAATCAAAAACATGCTCCTCAAAAAATCGGGGAGAATCATCAATATGGTTTCGTTAAGTGGATTGAAAGGCTTGCCGGGACAGACTAATTATTCAGCTACTAAAGGAGGTGTGATCTCAGCTACCAAAGCATTGGCACAAGAAGTAGCTAGGAAAAAAGTAACCGTAAATGCAGTCGCTCCGGGCTTTATTAAAAGTGATATGACTGCAGATATTGATGAAAAAGAACATAAGAAATTGATTCCTATGAATCGTTTCGGAAAACCTGAGGAGGTTGCTGATTTGGTATCCTTCTTGGCATCAGAAAATTCTTCCTATATTACAGGACAGGTGATATCAATTAATGGAGGTTTGTATACATAAAATAATCTTATTATGGCTCAACGTGTAGTAATTACAGGATTAGGAATTTATAGTACCATCGGTCTGAATGTGGACGAGGTAAAAGAATCATTATACCAAGGTAAATCAGGCATTGGCTTCGAGCAGGAACGTATCGATTTTGGCTATCAAAGTGGTTTAGCAGGTCATGTGCCGGAGCCTACACTCAAAGGGAAAATAGATCGCAGAATGAGGATAGGATTAGCCGAACAAGGAGCCTATGCTTTTATGGCTACGGAAGAAGCGATGCAAATGGCGAAAATTGACAATGATTATCTGGAGAAAAATGAAGTTGGAATTCTTTATGGAAACGATAGCTCAAGCAAAGCTGTTGTGGAAAGTATCGATGCACTAAGAGCCAAAAAAGATACGACACGAATTGGTTCAGGTTCTATTTTTCAATCTATGAATTCTACCATTTCCATGAATCTTTCTGTGATTTACAAATTGAGAGGAATAAATACAACCATCAGTGGAGCTTGTGCCAGTAGTTCTCATGCTATCGGAATGGCTTATCTGCTCATCAAGCAAGGTTTACAAGAAGCCATAGTTTGTGGTGGTGCACAAGAATTAAACTTATATGCCATGGGAAGTTTCGATGGTTTGGGTGCATTTTCTATGCGTAATAGTGATCCCACTAAAGCTTCTAGACCATTTGACAGAGATAGAGATGGTTTGGTGCCCAGTGGAGGAGGAGCCACATTAATTGTGGAGACTTTAGAGTCAGCTCAAAAAAGAGGAGCTACTATTTTAGCTGAAATCAAAGGATATGGTTTTTCTAGCGATGGAAGTCATATTTCTCAACCTAATGTGGATGGGCCAGGTCGTTCAATAAATATGGCATTAAAGCAAAGTGGTTTAATGGCTTCTGATATTGATTATGTGAATGCACATGCCACATCTACTCCGGTAGGTGACGCCAATGAAGCTCAAGCACTTTTCAAAACTTTTGGAGGGAAAATTCCTGTTTCTTCTACCAAATCCATGACAGGTCACGAAATGTGGATGGGCGGCGCTAGTGAGGCTATTTATTCCATTCTCATGCTTCAAAACGATTTTATGGCTCCAAATATCAACTTTGAAAATCCAGATGAACATTCCGCTAAATTAAATATTGTTCAACAGACCAAAGAGGCCAGTTTTAAAAGGATTTTATCCAACTCTTTTGGCTTTGGAGGAACCAATTCTTCACTAATTATTGAAAAATTTGCTAAATAATTAATTGCTGCTATTAAATTCTAATTTTTCTTTTAATTTTGTATGCCCAAAAAATGGAGAGATTAATGGAAAAGAATGTTATTATTTCTAAAGTTAACGAGTTTTTAATTGATGAATTTGAGATAGAGGAAGAAGACCTTCTTCCTGAAGCTACTTGGAAAGAGATGGGTATTGATAGCCTTGACTTTGTAGATATAGTAGTGGTAGTTGAGAATGTTTTCGGACTTGTAATTAAAGGAGAAGATATGGTAGGAGTAAAGACTTTAGACCAGTTTTACGATTTCATCCATCTTCGAATAAACTCTTAAGTTATGCCTTCCTGGAAAGGCCAATCAAGAGGAACACCCCTCGGTTATCAGATTTTTATTTACCTCATTAAATATGCGGGCATTCGTTCTGCCTATTTCTTATTATATTTTGTGGGTTTTTATTTTGTCTTCTTTGGCAATAAGAAACCACAACGTTTCTATTTTCAAAATATACTTAAACAATCTAAGTTCAAGGCATTTTTTAGCCGTTATAAAAACAACTTTCGTTTCGGTCAAGTATTGATAGACAAAGTAGCAGCCCTTTCTGGCCATGGTCAGCAGTTTACCTTCGATTTTGATGGAGAAGAGCATTTGCGAAATATGAGCGAAGGTGGTTTTATGATTGGTGCCCACATGGGAAATTGGGAAGTGGCCGGAGAATTATTAAAGCGTCTCGATACCAAAGTAAATATCCTAATGCTCGAGAATGAGCGTGATAATATTAAAGCCATTTTAGATGATGCCCAATCGGAAAAGACCATGAATATCATCCCTCTAAAAGATGATTTAAGCCATATTCTAGCCATAAAAAATGCTTTGGACAGAAATGAAATGATTGTGATTCATGGGGATAGATTTGTAGAAGGAGCACCTTTTATTCCTTCAAAACTCATGGGTAGAGATGCTCATTTTCCATATGGTCCCTTTTATTTGGCAGCGCGATTTAATAAGCCAGTGAGCTTTGCCTTTGCATTTAAAGAAACCGCTAAGCATTATCATTTTTATGCTACTGAAGGAAAAACCTATCCCAAAATAAAAAGTATAAAAGATAGAAAAGTAGTGAGTGCTGCTATTTTGGAGGATTATATCAAACAGCTCGAAACCATGATTGAAAAATATCCCCATCAATGGTTTAATTTTTTCGAGTTTTGGGAGGAGGAAAAAAACTTAAATTAGCAGCATGGAAAAAAAGAAGGTTTTAGTGGCTTATTATAGTCAGTCGGGGCAAGTAAGAGAAATTATCGACCGTTTTTTAAGTCCCTTTGATTCTGATGAAAACTATGAGTTCTTTTTCCACCAAATTCAACCCCTCAACGACTATCCTTTCCCATGGACCAGCGAACAGTTTTTCGATTCATTTCCAGAATCTGTTACCGAGGTAGGCTGCGATTTAAAACCTTACCCTCCTCAGCTCAAGCAGAAATATGACTTAATTATATTAGGTTTTCAAACTTGGTTCTTATCTCCATCAATACCCACTACCGCTTTCCTTCAATCTCAAGATTTTAAAGATTTAGCAAAAGATACACCCATTATTACTATCAATGCTTGTCGTAATATGTGGTTTATGGCACAAAGAAGTATTCGAAATTATATTTCAGAAGCCAAAGGAAACTATATTGGTCATTTAGTTTTATTCGATAAAGTAAATAACCTAACCAGTGTCATCACTATTATGCATTGGGCTTTTACTGGACGAAAAGATAGAAAATGGGGATGGCTACCAAAACCAGGAGTCTCCGACCAAGATATTCAGAACAGTAATATCTATGGGGAAATTCTAAAAGAGAAGTGGGAGTCAGATCAGTTAAATGAGCTGCAAGAAGAGTATATTGCTAATAATGGAGTTCAGGTGTTACCTCATTTAATGAGCATGGAGCACAAAGCCAAAAGGATTTTTAAAATTTGGACCAAATTTGTGCTAAAAAAAGGAGGTCCAGGTAATCCAGCTAGAGTAGGTAGATTAAAACTATTCAAAAACTATCTTCTCTTGATGATTTTCCTCATGGCACCAATCGCAACAGTTGTATTTTATATCACTTATCCTTTGTTCTTTTTGAGGATTAGGAGGAATATAAAATACTATCAATCAGTGGTTTCTTAAGATTTTAACATTGTTTGCTATTGCTTAATAAACTTTGATTGATAAAAGTCATCAGAGTTTTTTATCTCAAATACATAAACTCCATGCTGTAAGTCTTTTATATTTATGTATGAGTTTTCTACTTGTATTAACTTAGAATATACACATTCTCCTTGAATATTCGTTATTTCAATAAGGTATGGAACATCAATAGCAGTAGGGCCTTCAAAACTTATATAGTCTCTGCTTGGATTTGGATAAATACAAATATTATCTTTTGCAATTGTATTGATATTTGTAATTAATGGATCTATACTTCTAATCAATTTATCTTGCTTTATACCATAGAGTAGGTTATTCTGATCGATATATAACTTCTTAATATATTGTGAGTTTTCATCTTGGATGTTTTCGAATGTTTCTCCATTATCATTAGAACGATATATACTCCCATTACTTGTTACAAATATTTCATTTTCTTCACTTATAGCGATATCTGTTATATGATAGCCATTAGCAACTTTTTCAAATTCTGTTTGGCCTTCAAGAAGTGCATAGATTCCATTTGGCTCAGGATAAAAACTATCCCAATCTCCAGTAAATACTTCATTTAAAGGGTTGATTTCTAAACAGTATACTTGGTGATTAAAAAGACCTGTAAAATCCCATGAATATCCACCATCAATAGATTTGTATACTCCGCCAGTATTATTATTCATTCCTATTGTACTCACATATAGTTCTCCAGAACTCGTCATATCTATATCAGAAGCATAGGCATTACTCTCACTATTAATATAAGTATGTTCCCAAGAATTGCCACCATCAAATGAGAATGTGATTAATGAACCATTTCCTCCCCAAAGACTAACATAAATGGTATCGTTTCCTATGCAGAATATTTTCATTACATTACCGAAACTCACATCCGGTAGGTCTGCAACTTCCCATGTCTGACCATTATCTTCTGACATCACAATACTTTCGGGGCCATTTTTTCCTAGAAATATTTTACCATTTTCATTAATATCAATACAGGATATACTTAATGATCCATTATTAAACATAGTTTCCCAAGTTTGGGCATTGTCAATAGACCGGTATAATGCTCCTATTTCTGTAGTAGCACCAGTTCCAATAAAAATATGACCTTGATTGTTGGTACTAATACATTTAATTGAAACTGTGTCTGGAAAATACAATTGTTCCCAAAAATCTTGTGCAAAGCTGTGTAATTCCATTACTAGAAGGAAAAAGAGAAAAAAAGATTTTAGTTTGAGGAACATGTTTTAACGTTTATAATTGGGTTTTATACTATGCTAGCTAGTTTGATATGAAGAAGTAAAAGTATTAAAAAATTTTGAAATCCCTTTTTGGTTAACCTAAGTGTTTCGTTAGTAGTTTTCTCATCAATTAATAATCAGTATTCTTCTTTTTAGTCTGATTTTGAATAGCATGATTCCTAATCTTGAAAAGCTGATAAATTGCGAGGATTTAATATATTTGCAGGTTCCAAAACTAAAGAATACGCAAGTGAATCACGTTTATATAACTGCATTATCAAAATTTTTACCCAATCAACCAGTTCCTAATGAGGAAATGGAAGATTATCTAGGGCTTATTGATGGAAAACCATCCAAATCTAAGAGAATCATCCTTCGCTATAATAAGATTAAAACTCGTTATTATGCTTTGGATAAAAATGGTAATAGTACCCATAGCAATGCGCAACTTTGTGCCGAAGCCATTCGTAATTTAGAGAGCTCCAACTTTTGTCTGAAAGACATGGAATTATTGGCAGGAGGTTCATCATCGCCTGACCAGCTTTTACCCTCTCATGTCTCTATGGTACAAGGAGAATTAGGACCTGATACTATTAATTCAACAGAGATATTGTCGGCTGGAGGAAGCTGTAATGCCGGTATGCAAGCTTTAAAGTATGCTTACCTCAGTGTGATGTCTGGCAATACAAAGAATGCCGTAAGCTTTGGTTCCGAGAAACAGTCTACTTGGATGCATGCCAAAAACTTCAAGTTAGAAAGCGAAAACTGGAAAGACTTAGAGAAACAACCCATCATAGGTTTTGAAAAAGACTTTTTGAGATGGATGCTATCAGATGGTGCTGCTGCTGCTTTACTAGAAAATAAACCCAATAAAGAAGGACATTCTTTAAAGATTGAGTGGATAGAATTTCGATCTTTCTCCAATGAGCTGGAAACCTGTATGTATGCTGCTTGTGATAAATTAAAGGATGGCAGCATAAAGCCTTGGCGTGATTATGATGCTGAGGAGATAATGACTAAAAGCCTTTTCTCCTTGCGACAGGATGTGAAGCTTTTGGGTAAGAATATCATCAAAAAAGGAGGTGAGTTTTTACGAGAAGTCATGGACAAACGAGATTTTGGAGTTGATGATGTGGATTATTTCCTTCCTCATCTTTCTTCTGAGTTTTTCCGTGCACATATCATCGAAGACTTAACCAATAACGATATAGTCATTCCTCAGGAAAAATGGTTTACCAATCTCACCAGAGTGGGAAATGTGGGTGCTGCCAGTGTTTACCTGATGATGGAAGAATTGTTCAATACCAATAAACTGAAAAAAGGAGATAAGCTATTACTAATGGTGCCTGAATCGGCTCGTTTTTCTTATGCTTATGCGCTACTAACTGTGGTGTAAAAAGCCATGTGGTTTTGAATATTCGTTACGACTTTGTTGAAAATATCGTCAACTAAGTTATTTGACTCAGTATTTAATTAATGATTAATTAAAAAACAAAAAGATGAAAAAGCAAATATTATTCTCAATCATTGCCATTTTAATGATAAGTATGACTATAATGGCCCATGCTCCTAAAAAGATAATCTTAACTTTTAACAAAGCCTCTAGTACTTTAACTGCGGATATGATTCACAAAGTAAAAGATGTGAATTCTCATTATATTTCTGATGTCACAATTTATGTGAATGGTGAAGAAGTTAAAGTCACTACTTTCGAAAAGCAAGCAGAAATTCTAAATGAAGAAGCCGATTTCAAATTGGATGGTATTAAAGCAGGTGATGAAATTAAATTGGTAGCCAAATGCAATAAGTTTGGAAAAAAGGCTGCAAAAATAGTGGTAGAATAATGGTCTCTGGATTGGAAAATATTAAGAAATACATTCCACAAAGGGAGCCCATGATGATGGTCGACCGATTGATTAGTCATGAAGACCGCAAATCGGTGAGTGGCTTTGAAATTCTATCCGATAATGTATTTGTTGATAATGGTGTATTTACTGAAGCCGGTTTGTTGGAGAATATGGCTCAAACAGCTGCTTTAAGCAAGGGATACGAAGTGACCGAAAAAGGTGAAGTGCCTCCTTTGGGTTTTATAGGTGCCGTAAAAGCTTTGAAAGTTCATCAACTTCCCCCAGTTGGAAAAATTCTTCAAACAGAAATCAATATCAAACATGAAGTGCTTAATGCAAGCATTGTTGAAGCGCAAGTGTTCTGTGACTCGGAAATCATGGCCAGCTGCGAATTAAAGATTTTTCTTAACCCTCAAATTTCAGAATCATGAAGAAGCAAGAAGTGCCTCAAGATGATGCCAATATGCTAGAAGGTAAGTTTACTGAGCCTTGTTATGCAGTAGATGAGGAGGGTAAATATATAAAAGTAGGCAGTGTTGGTTGGGAACCGAAAAATGTAATCATGCAGCAAGCATGGGATGCGGTTCACGAGAGGGTGGAGGAGATTAGAGAACAAGTAGAAGCCAATGAATTGAGTCCTATTGCCTATTATATGGAAAAACAACTCATGGATTTGAGTGTATTGTCAGGTTATACTGGCTTTTTCCGCTGGACGGTAAAGCGTCATCTTAAAATGAAGAACTTCATTAAACTCAATGATAAGAAACTAGAAAAATATGCTGATGCCTTTGAAATCAGCATTGAAACACTAAAAAAGAAAGAACTACTTTAATGGCCATCGATTTTAAGCACGAACAATCAGCACATTGCGAAAATGGCGTTGCCTCAAACTTGCTCCATTTCTATGGAATAAAATTGAGCGAACCCATGATTTTCGGGATTGGCTCCGGATTGTTTTTCTCACACATGCCTTTTGTGAAGGTGAATAATATTCCAGTGACCTCCTTTCGACCTTTGCCAGGTGTGATTTTCCGCAGAGCGGCTCGTAGACTGGGTTTCTCGGTGAAACGAAAGAAATTTAGAAGTCCTGATAAGGGGATGGCTGCCTTAGATGGCCTCCTCCAAAAAGATATTCCTGTGGGAATGTTGGTGGGTGTTTATCATTTATCCTATTTTCCTGCACCTTATCGTTTTCATTTCAATGCCCATAACCTAGTGGTTTTTGGCAAAGAAAATGGGAATTATAAAATAAGCGATCCGGTAATGGATGACTATGCCAGCCTTACGGAAGCAGAACTGAAAAAAGTAAGGTTTGCCAAAGGTTTATTTGCTCCCAAAGGACACATGTATTGGGCTGATAAAATCCCTACCAATCCTGACTTTAAAAAAGCCATCATCAAAGGAATTCATCATACAGCAAAAGATA
Proteins encoded:
- a CDS encoding phosphopantetheine-binding protein, which produces MEKNVIISKVNEFLIDEFEIEEEDLLPEATWKEMGIDSLDFVDIVVVVENVFGLVIKGEDMVGVKTLDQFYDFIHLRINS
- a CDS encoding BtrH N-terminal domain-containing protein, with the protein product MAIDFKHEQSAHCENGVASNLLHFYGIKLSEPMIFGIGSGLFFSHMPFVKVNNIPVTSFRPLPGVIFRRAARRLGFSVKRKKFRSPDKGMAALDGLLQKDIPVGMLVGVYHLSYFPAPYRFHFNAHNLVVFGKENGNYKISDPVMDDYASLTEAELKKVRFAKGLFAPKGHMYWADKIPTNPDFKKAIIKGIHHTAKDMLGIPVPMFGVKGIRFMAKKVRNYPTKLGKRKASQFLGQIVRAQEEIGTGGAGFRFMYAAFLQEAAEILELDWLNDTAEEMTQIGDLWRSFAVATARIVKDRSQVEDAYNQAADILLVIADREEQVYKDLKKIKK
- a CDS encoding beta-ketoacyl-ACP synthase III — encoded protein: MIPNLEKLINCEDLIYLQVPKLKNTQVNHVYITALSKFLPNQPVPNEEMEDYLGLIDGKPSKSKRIILRYNKIKTRYYALDKNGNSTHSNAQLCAEAIRNLESSNFCLKDMELLAGGSSSPDQLLPSHVSMVQGELGPDTINSTEILSAGGSCNAGMQALKYAYLSVMSGNTKNAVSFGSEKQSTWMHAKNFKLESENWKDLEKQPIIGFEKDFLRWMLSDGAAAALLENKPNKEGHSLKIEWIEFRSFSNELETCMYAACDKLKDGSIKPWRDYDAEEIMTKSLFSLRQDVKLLGKNIIKKGGEFLREVMDKRDFGVDDVDYFLPHLSSEFFRAHIIEDLTNNDIVIPQEKWFTNLTRVGNVGAASVYLMMEELFNTNKLKKGDKLLLMVPESARFSYAYALLTVV
- a CDS encoding beta-ketoacyl synthase, whose product is MAQRVVITGLGIYSTIGLNVDEVKESLYQGKSGIGFEQERIDFGYQSGLAGHVPEPTLKGKIDRRMRIGLAEQGAYAFMATEEAMQMAKIDNDYLEKNEVGILYGNDSSSKAVVESIDALRAKKDTTRIGSGSIFQSMNSTISMNLSVIYKLRGINTTISGACASSSHAIGMAYLLIKQGLQEAIVCGGAQELNLYAMGSFDGLGAFSMRNSDPTKASRPFDRDRDGLVPSGGGATLIVETLESAQKRGATILAEIKGYGFSSDGSHISQPNVDGPGRSINMALKQSGLMASDIDYVNAHATSTPVGDANEAQALFKTFGGKIPVSSTKSMTGHEMWMGGASEAIYSILMLQNDFMAPNINFENPDEHSAKLNIVQQTKEASFKRILSNSFGFGGTNSSLIIEKFAK
- a CDS encoding lipid A biosynthesis acyltransferase, which gives rise to MPSWKGQSRGTPLGYQIFIYLIKYAGIRSAYFLLYFVGFYFVFFGNKKPQRFYFQNILKQSKFKAFFSRYKNNFRFGQVLIDKVAALSGHGQQFTFDFDGEEHLRNMSEGGFMIGAHMGNWEVAGELLKRLDTKVNILMLENERDNIKAILDDAQSEKTMNIIPLKDDLSHILAIKNALDRNEMIVIHGDRFVEGAPFIPSKLMGRDAHFPYGPFYLAARFNKPVSFAFAFKETAKHYHFYATEGKTYPKIKSIKDRKVVSAAILEDYIKQLETMIEKYPHQWFNFFEFWEEEKNLN
- a CDS encoding dialkylrecorsinol condensing enzyme DarA, which produces MEKKKVLVAYYSQSGQVREIIDRFLSPFDSDENYEFFFHQIQPLNDYPFPWTSEQFFDSFPESVTEVGCDLKPYPPQLKQKYDLIILGFQTWFLSPSIPTTAFLQSQDFKDLAKDTPIITINACRNMWFMAQRSIRNYISEAKGNYIGHLVLFDKVNNLTSVITIMHWAFTGRKDRKWGWLPKPGVSDQDIQNSNIYGEILKEKWESDQLNELQEEYIANNGVQVLPHLMSMEHKAKRIFKIWTKFVLKKGGPGNPARVGRLKLFKNYLLLMIFLMAPIATVVFYITYPLFFLRIRRNIKYYQSVVS
- a CDS encoding T9SS type A sorting domain-containing protein — encoded protein: MFLKLKSFFLFFLLVMELHSFAQDFWEQLYFPDTVSIKCISTNNQGHIFIGTGATTEIGALYRSIDNAQTWETMFNNGSLSISCIDINENGKIFLGKNGPESIVMSEDNGQTWEVADLPDVSFGNVMKIFCIGNDTIYVSLWGGNGSLITFSFDGGNSWEHTYINSESNAYASDIDMTSSGELYVSTIGMNNNTGGVYKSIDGGYSWDFTGLFNHQVYCLEINPLNEVFTGDWDSFYPEPNGIYALLEGQTEFEKVANGYHITDIAISEENEIFVTSNGSIYRSNDNGETFENIQDENSQYIKKLYIDQNNLLYGIKQDKLIRSIDPLITNINTIAKDNICIYPNPSRDYISFEGPTAIDVPYLIEITNIQGECVYSKLIQVENSYINIKDLQHGVYVFEIKNSDDFYQSKFIKQ
- the fabG gene encoding 3-oxoacyl-ACP reductase FabG, producing MGKNYALVTGGSRGIGKAIAIKLASDGFHIIINYRSNHTEAEITLNQIIEAGGSAELLPFDVSDLEAVQSALDSWQEKNPEAYIQVLVNNSGIRKDALLVFMKDEEWSDVLNTNLNSFFYVTRPLIKNMLLKKSGRIINMVSLSGLKGLPGQTNYSATKGGVISATKALAQEVARKKVTVNAVAPGFIKSDMTADIDEKEHKKLIPMNRFGKPEEVADLVSFLASENSSYITGQVISINGGLYT